One window of Entelurus aequoreus isolate RoL-2023_Sb linkage group LG06, RoL_Eaeq_v1.1, whole genome shotgun sequence genomic DNA carries:
- the ankrd39 gene encoding ankyrin repeat domain-containing protein 39 has product MSSDGEHSCSCCSLPVSSSSVYQTVDEMDFERGIWCAAMNGDLKRVKSFIQRGIPPNLKDTAGYTALHYASRSGHLTVCDFLLENGACASPQTPGGATPLHRAAFCGHLDVARLLLHHRADPMISDGDGASALHKAAEQGHEKVCQLLLEACPALSSLKNKRLQLAYHIAPQEHLQKLLKAPLRP; this is encoded by the exons ATGTCTTCTGATGGAGAACATAGTTGCTCCTGCTGTTCCCTTCCTGTCTCGTCTTCCAGTGTCTACCAGACAGTGGATGAGATGGATTTCGAACGAG GTATCTGGTGTGCTGCCATGAATGGAGACTTAAAAAGGGTGAAATCATTCATCCAAAGAGGCATCCCTCCCAACCTCAAAGACACAGCAGGATACACAGCTCTT CACTATGCGAGTCGCAGCGGACATCTGACTGTGTGTGACTTTCTTCTGGAGAACGGTGCTTGTGCGTCTCCTCAGACACCGGGCGGTGCCACGCCACTCCACCGCGCAGCCTTCTGTGGTCACCTGGATGTCGCTAGATTGCTTTTGCACCACAGAGCCGATCCAATGATCTCTGATGGTGATGGTGCATCTGCTCTACACAAG GCTGCAGAACAAGGTCATGAAAAGGTGTGTCAACTGCTCCTTGAGGCTTGTCCAGCACTCTCCAGCCTGAAGAACAAGAGGCTCCAGCTAGCCTACCACATAGCGCCCCAGGAACATTTGCAGAAGCTCCTAAAAGCACCCCTCCGACCGTAG
- the kctd9a gene encoding BTB/POZ domain-containing protein KCTD9a isoform X1, which yields MRRVTLFVNGTSKNGKVVAVYGVLSDLLSVASNKLGMKASCLYNGKGGLIDDIALIRDDDVLYVSEGDPFIDCQNEVKVSVDQQGAHTDWLTLNIGGRLFTTTRSTLVSKEPESMLAHMFREKDVWGNKQDEHGAYLIDRSPEYFEPILNYLRHGQLIVNEGVNIRGVLEEARFFGIEQLADQLEVVVKVSINSGLQQISCYPFGVCLLVISTISYQNSQPPEDHSPIFRKEFVRFLLATPTKSELRCQGLNFSGADLSRLDLRYINFKMANLSRCNLTHANLCCSNLERADLSGANLDGANLQGVKMLCSNAEGASLKGCNFEDPSGLKANLEGANLKGVDMEGSQMTGINLRVATLKNAKLKNCNLRGATLAGTDLENCDLSGCDLQEANLRGSNVKGAIFEEMLTPLHMSQSVR from the exons ATGAGAAGAGTAACGTTATTTGTGAACGGCACGTCCAAAAATGGCAAG GTTGTAGCAGTATATGGGGTCTTGTCTGACCTACTATCTGTAGCCAGCAATAAATTGGGAATGAAAGCCTCCTGTTTGTATAATGGAAAGGGAGGTCTCATAGACGACATTGCCCTTATTAG AGATGATGATGTGTTGTATGTCTCAGAAGGTGATCCATTCATTG ATTGTCAGAATGAAGTGAAAGTGTCAGTTGACCAGCAAGGCGCTCACACCGACTGGTTGACCCTAAATATTGGTGGCCGTCTATTCACCACGACAAG GAGCACGTTGGTCAGCAAAGAGCCAGAGAGTATGCTTGCTCACATGTTTCGAGAGAAAG ATGTGTGGGGGAACAAGCAAGATGAGCATGGAGCCTACCTCATCGACCGCAGTCCTGAATACTTTGAGCCTATTCTTAATTACTTGAGACATGGTCAGCTTATCGTCAATGAGGGCGTGAATATACGAG GTGTTCTTGAGGAGGCTCGGTTCTTTGGAATTGAGCAGCTTGCTGATCAGTTGGAAGTGGTCGTGAAGGTAAGCATTAATTCAGGTTTACAGCAAATATCCTGTTATCCCTTTGGAGTGTGCTTACTTGTCATATCCACTATTTCATACCAGAACTCTCAGCCGCCTGAAGACCACTCTCCAATTTTCCGCAAGGAGTTTGTTCGTTTTCTTTTGGCAACACCCACCAAGTCTGAGCTTCGTTGCCAG GGCCTTAACTTCAGTGGCGCTGATCTGTCTCGGCTCGATTTGCGCTACATCAATTTCAAGATGGCTAATCTCAGTCGCTGCAATCTGACACACGCCAATCTGTGCTGTTCCAATCTGGAGCGAGCTGATCTATCCGGAGCCAACTTGGAC GGTGCTAACTTACAAGGTGTGAAGATGCTCTGCTCCAATGCCGAAGGAGCTTCTCTTAAAGGATGCAACTTTGAAGATCCTTCTGGGCTGAAGGCCAATTTAGAAG GTGCCAACCTGAAAGGAGTCGACATGGAAGGAAGTCAGATGACCGGCATCAACCTGCGGGTGGCCACTCTGAAAAATGCCAAACTGAAGAACTGCAACCTGCGGGGCGCCACTTTAGCTGGGACTGATCTCGAG AATTGCGACCTATCCGGCTGTGATCTACAAGAAGCTAACCTGAGAGGGTCCAATGTTAAAGGAGCCATCTTTGAAGAGATGCTGACGCCGCTGCACATGTCGCAGAGTGTCAGATAA
- the kctd9a gene encoding BTB/POZ domain-containing protein KCTD9a isoform X2, with protein sequence MRRVTLFVNGTSKNGKVVAVYGVLSDLLSVASNKLGMKASCLYNGKGGLIDDIALIRDDDVLYVSEGDPFIDCQNEVKVSVDQQGAHTDWLTLNIGGRLFTTTRSTLVSKEPESMLAHMFREKDVWGNKQDEHGAYLIDRSPEYFEPILNYLRHGQLIVNEGVNIRGVLEEARFFGIEQLADQLEVVVKNSQPPEDHSPIFRKEFVRFLLATPTKSELRCQGLNFSGADLSRLDLRYINFKMANLSRCNLTHANLCCSNLERADLSGANLDGANLQGVKMLCSNAEGASLKGCNFEDPSGLKANLEGANLKGVDMEGSQMTGINLRVATLKNAKLKNCNLRGATLAGTDLENCDLSGCDLQEANLRGSNVKGAIFEEMLTPLHMSQSVR encoded by the exons ATGAGAAGAGTAACGTTATTTGTGAACGGCACGTCCAAAAATGGCAAG GTTGTAGCAGTATATGGGGTCTTGTCTGACCTACTATCTGTAGCCAGCAATAAATTGGGAATGAAAGCCTCCTGTTTGTATAATGGAAAGGGAGGTCTCATAGACGACATTGCCCTTATTAG AGATGATGATGTGTTGTATGTCTCAGAAGGTGATCCATTCATTG ATTGTCAGAATGAAGTGAAAGTGTCAGTTGACCAGCAAGGCGCTCACACCGACTGGTTGACCCTAAATATTGGTGGCCGTCTATTCACCACGACAAG GAGCACGTTGGTCAGCAAAGAGCCAGAGAGTATGCTTGCTCACATGTTTCGAGAGAAAG ATGTGTGGGGGAACAAGCAAGATGAGCATGGAGCCTACCTCATCGACCGCAGTCCTGAATACTTTGAGCCTATTCTTAATTACTTGAGACATGGTCAGCTTATCGTCAATGAGGGCGTGAATATACGAG GTGTTCTTGAGGAGGCTCGGTTCTTTGGAATTGAGCAGCTTGCTGATCAGTTGGAAGTGGTCGTGAAG AACTCTCAGCCGCCTGAAGACCACTCTCCAATTTTCCGCAAGGAGTTTGTTCGTTTTCTTTTGGCAACACCCACCAAGTCTGAGCTTCGTTGCCAG GGCCTTAACTTCAGTGGCGCTGATCTGTCTCGGCTCGATTTGCGCTACATCAATTTCAAGATGGCTAATCTCAGTCGCTGCAATCTGACACACGCCAATCTGTGCTGTTCCAATCTGGAGCGAGCTGATCTATCCGGAGCCAACTTGGAC GGTGCTAACTTACAAGGTGTGAAGATGCTCTGCTCCAATGCCGAAGGAGCTTCTCTTAAAGGATGCAACTTTGAAGATCCTTCTGGGCTGAAGGCCAATTTAGAAG GTGCCAACCTGAAAGGAGTCGACATGGAAGGAAGTCAGATGACCGGCATCAACCTGCGGGTGGCCACTCTGAAAAATGCCAAACTGAAGAACTGCAACCTGCGGGGCGCCACTTTAGCTGGGACTGATCTCGAG AATTGCGACCTATCCGGCTGTGATCTACAAGAAGCTAACCTGAGAGGGTCCAATGTTAAAGGAGCCATCTTTGAAGAGATGCTGACGCCGCTGCACATGTCGCAGAGTGTCAGATAA
- the LOC133652702 gene encoding progonadoliberin-1-like encodes MKPCPVLVLWLLLVLPQSHSQHWSYGLSPGGKRGLDDCLDQHINVPNGFLQLDKPCRVLACGALSALATICRLKGLHGDVADRKTERRTFKII; translated from the exons ATGAAACCCTGTCCGGTCCTAGTCCTGTGGCTGCTGCTTGTGCTACCACAGAGCCACAGTCAGCACTGGTCTTATGGACTGAGCCCAGGAGGAAAGCGAGGACTGGACGACTGTTTGGACCAGCACATCAAT GTGCCTAATGGCTTCCTGCAGCTGGACAAGCCTTGCAGAGTTTTGGCTTGTGGAGCTTTGTCAGCTTTAGCCACAATTTGCCGGCTGAAAGGACTTCAT GGAGATGTGGCTGACAGGAAAACTGAACGCAGGACTTTTAAGATCATTTGA